GAGCGGCAGGCCGGGAGGGCTCCCTCAGGCGGTCGTCGACGCGGCGGGCGCCGTACGCCGGTGCAGCAGGACCGACGCCGCCAGCACCAGCAGGCCGCCGAAGGACAGACCCGCGCCCACCCAGCTCGGGGCGGTGTAGCCCCAGCCGGCGGCGATCACCAGGCCGCCGAGCCATGCCCCCAGCGCGTTGGCGACGTTGAGCGAGGCGTGGTTCATCGCCGCGCCGAGGGTCTGGGCGTCGCCGGCCACGTGCATCAGCCGCATCTGCAGGCTCACCACCAGCACCGAGGCGATCAGCGCGACCAGGAACACCGTCGTCCAGGCCGCGAGCGGCTGGTGCGCGGTCACCGTGAACAGCGCCAGCATCAGGCCCATCCCCGCGGACCCCACCACCATCGAGCGCAGCACCGACCAGTCGGCCAGCCGGCCCCCCACGAAGGTGCCGACGGTGCCGCCGAGACCGAAGGCCAGCAGGAACCACGGGATCGACGAGGACGGCAGCCCGGTCACGTCGGTGACGGTGGGGGCGATGTAGGAGTACATCGCGAACATGCCGCCGAACCCGATGGCGCCGACCAGCAGCGTCAGCCAGACCTGGGCGTTGGCGAAGGCCTTCAGCTCCCGGCGGCCGGTGGCCGCGCGGTCGCCGGGGACCGACGGGACGAACGCCGCGACCAGCGCGATCGTGAGGACGCCGAGCACAGAGACCGCCCAGTACGCCGAGCGCCAGCCCAGCTGCTGCCCCATCCAGGTCGCGGCCGGGACACCGACGATGTTGGCGATCGGCAGCCCGAGCATCACCATGCTCACCGCCCGACCGCGGCGCGACGGGGCGACCATCGAGGCCGCGACCAGCGAGGCGACTCCGAAGAACGCGCCGTGCGGGAGGCCGGCGAAGAACCGGGCGGCGACCAGCAGCCCGAAGCTGCCGGCCAGGGCGCTCGCCGCGTTGCCGACCGCGAAGGCGACCATCAGGGCGAGCAGCAGGCCGCGACGCGGCAGCCGGGCGGCCAGCACCGCGATCAGCGGGGCACCGACGACGACGCCGATCGCGTAGGCGGAGATGAGGTGGCCCGCGGTCGGGATCGACACCCCGACCCCGTCGGCCATCTCCGGCAGCAGACCCATCGTGACGAACTCGGTGGTGCCGATCGCGAAGCCGCCCATCGCCAGGGCCAGGGTGGCCAGCGTGACGTGGCGCGTGTTGCGGTCGACGTCGGGGACGCCGGCGTCGGGCAGCTCGGTCGTCGGGAGGGCGGAGGTCACCAGGGGATCCTTCGGGTGGGACGGTGGCGCGGGACACGGGCGGCAGGGGACGACGGGGCGTCCCTGCCAGGTCCAAGGAGCATGATCGCGCGAATGTTCCCGACACGCCCGGACGAAACCCCCGTCGTGACCGGCGCCTCATGACCCGCGAGTAGGGTTCCGCGCCATGACGGCGACTCCGGGGCGGCCGAGCGGCGGGCCGCCGTACTGGTCCCCGGGCACCCAGGTGTGGTGGCGCTACCGGCGTCCGGGCTGGACGCCCGACGAGCCTGAGCACGTGCACCCGGTGACCGTGGTGCGCGACGACGCGGACGCGCTGGTCGCCTGGATCGCGCCGGGCACCCCGGTGGCCCTGCCGGTGCGCCCCGACGGCCGGAAGACCCGGGAATCCCCGCTCGAGGAGATGTTCACCGCGACGCGCACCCAGGGCTTCGACACCTGGTTCGGCAACGGCAACCTGCGGATCGCGCCGACCGGGAGGCCGTGGTCGGTCTGGGTGTTCTGGCACGACGACGGCTCCCTCGACGGCTGGTACGTCAACCTCGAGGCGCCGCACACCCGCGACGAGCACAACGTCTACAGCTCCGACCGGGTCCTCGACGTCGAGGTCGAGGCCGACCGCCGGCACGCCCGCAAGGACGAGCACGAGCTGCGGGCCGCGGTCGAGCAGGGCCGCTACACCGCCGCCGAGGCCGCGGCGATCGAGGCGGACGCCGCGGCGGTGGAGGCGATCGTCGAGGCGTGGGGCTCGCCGTTCCGCGACGGGTGGGAGACGTTCCGGCCGAACCCGTCCTGGCCGCTGCCCGGGCTCCCCGACGACCTGCGCCGCACCGCCCCGGGCACGGGCCGTCGGGCATGATGGGCCCATGCTCCGACGGGGGAGGACGCAGCGGAGCACGGTCGAGCTCGCCGGCTTCGCGCTGCTCGCCGTCCTGGTGCTCGCCCTGGGCGGCGCCCTCCTCCGCCCGCTGTGGGCCGACCCGGCGCCGCTGCCCCCACCGCTGACCTCCGACGCGTCGCCGGCGCCCGGTGCGCCGGTGGCACCGTGCGCCGCGGCCGAGGACCCGCCGCCCTTGCCCGACGGCGACCTCCGGGTCGAGGGCCGGCGCCGCTCCCCCGGCGGCACCACCGTGGTCACCGGCACGTCGACCTCGTTCGGGCCGCTGCTCGCCGACGACGCCGGCCGGCCCTGGCTGCTCGCCGGGGTCACCTCCGACGCCCGGCTCACCGGCGCGGGCCGGCGCGACCTGACCAGCCCCGACCTCGCCGGCGCCCTCGCCGTGGATGCGGACGGCGGCGGCCGGGTGCACACGGTCACCGTCGTGGTCCCGGCCGCCGACGTCGCGGCGGCCGGTCCGGAGCAGTGGCTGCCGCCCACCGCGCTCGACCCGCTGACCCTGCCGGAGGGCGCCGCGCTGCTGCTCACCCAGTCCACCTACGCCGACCTCGGCCTCGCCGCCGGCTACCGGTCGCTGGTCGCCGGGCTGGGCGCGCCGGGCACCGACGTCGCCACCGCGGTGGTCCGGCTGCCCGGCAGCGCGGTCCGGGTGCTGGTCGGACCGCACCTCAGCGTGGAGGCGCTGCTCGCCCCCGGTCATCGGGGCGGCTTCGACACCGGCACCGAGCTGCTCGACGTGCCGGCCGCCGGGGAGGTGACCCAGGCCGACCTCGCGCTGGCGACCCCGTCCGGCCGGGAGGCGTACTACCGGCTCGTGCTGGCCGGCCGGCTGCCGACCGTGGACGGCAACGGGGTCAGCGGCCTGGCCCGGGTGCGCGGTCCGGCAGCCTCCGGGACGGTGGCGCTGCCGCCGCTGCTCGAGCGGCTGGCCGGCGGCCGGTTCGCCGGAGCCGCGCAGAGCGTGACCCGCTACGACGACGGCCGGGTCAGCCTGGCCGCGGCCGTGGGCGGGGGCGGCGCGTCGGTCCGGGCCGCGGAGACCGTCGACGCCGCGGGTCGGCTGCTGCCGGACGCCTCCCGCGCCGAGGTCCTCCTCCGCGGGCTGCCGGTCGGGGCCGTGCGTGACTTCGCCGTCGGGTACGCCGGTGCGGCCGGATCGCTCCTGCCGACCGGAGGACCGGGCGCGACGACGTACGACCTGACGGTGACGATGGACGGGCCGGACCTGCGCCGGCTCGGGCGGCTCGCAGCCCGCTCCGCCGCCTCCCCGGGCGCCAGCGAAGGACCTGCCGGGCCTGCCGGGCCTCATGGGCCACGGACACCGACCGCGCCGCTGCTGGACCTGGTCGCCGGCACCGGGGTCTACGCCGCCGACGTGGTGGACCGGCTGGTGGCCTGGCACGACAGTGCCCGGAGCCGGGAAGCCGCTGGGGCTCCCGGTCCGGGCACCACGTCGTGCCGGCCGTCGGGCTGAGCGCGCCGGCCGGTCGGGATCAGGCCAGGGCGGCCAGGGCGTCGCTGAACGTCTTGGAGGGACGCATCACGGCCCAGACCTTCTCCTCGTCGGGGTGGTAGTAGCCACCGATGTCGACCGGGTGGCCCTGCACCTCGAGCATCTCCCGGGTGATCTGCTCCTCGTTGTCCGACAGCGTCCGGGCGAGGTCGGCGAAGGCGGCTGCCAGCTCCGGGTCCTCGGTCTGCTCGGCCAGCTCCTGCGCCCAGTACAGGGCGAGGTAGAAGTGGCTGCCGCGGTTGTCGAGCTCACCGGCCTTGCGGCTCGGGGACTTGTTCTCGTTGAGGAAGGTGCCGGTGGCCCGGTCCAGGGTGTCGGCGAGGATCTGCGCCCGCTTGTTGTCCGTCGACTCCCCCAGGTGCGCGAAGCTAGCCGCCAGCGCCAGGAACTCCCCGAGGCTGTCCCACCGCAGGTGGTTCTCGCGGACCAGCTGCTGCACGTGCTTGGGTGCGGAGCCGCCGGCACCGGTCTCGAAGAGGCCACCGCCGTTGATCAGCGGCACCACCGAGAGCATCTTGGCGCTGGTGCCGAGCTCGAGGATCGGGAACAGGTCGGTGAGGTAGTCGCGCAGCACGTTGCCGGTGACCGAGATCGTGTCCTGGCCCTGGCGGATCCGCTCCAGGGAGAACGCGATGGCGTCGACCGGGGCCATGATCTGGATGTCCAGGCCGGTGGAGTCGCCGACCACGTCGGCGTCCGGGAGGTACTCCCCCACCTTCGCGATCAGGTTCGCGTCGTGGGCTCGGCCCTCGTCGAGCCAGAAGACCGTCGGGTCGCCGGTGGCGCGCGCCCGGGTGACGGCGAGCTTCACCCAGTCGCGGATCGCGACGTCCGAGGTCAGGCACATCCGCCAGATGTCCCCGGCGGCGACGGTGTGCTCGAGCAGCGTGCTGCCGGCCTGGTCGACGACGCGGACGGTGCCGGCGGCCGGAACCTCGAAGGTCTTGTCGTGGCTGCCGTACTCCTCAGCGGCCTGGGCCATCAGGCCGACGTTGGGCACCGAGCCCATCGTGGCCGGGTCGAACGCGCCGTGGGCGCGGCAGTCGTCGAGGACGACCTGGTAGATGCCGGCGTAGCTGCTGTCCGGGATCACCGCCAGGGTGTCGGCCTCGTTGCCGTCCGGGCCCCACATGTGGCCGCTGGTGCGGATCATCGCCGGCATCGAGGCGTCCACGATGACGTCGCTCGGCACGTGCAGGTTGGTGATCCCCTTGTCGGAGTCGACCATGGCGAGGGCCGGGCCCTCGGCGATGCCCTTGGCCACGGTGGCCCGGATCGCGTCGGCCTCGGGCAGCGACTCGACGCCCTTGAGGATCGCGCCGAGGCCGTCGTTGGGGCTCAGGCCGGCGGCGGCGAGCACGTCGCCGTGCTCGGCGAACAGCTCGGGCAGGAAGGTGCGCACGACGTGTCCGAAGATGATCGGGTCGGAGACCTTCATCATCGTGGCCTTGAGGTGGACCGAGAACAGCACGTCCTCCTCCTTGGCCCGGCGAACCTGCGCGGCGAGGAACTCCTGCAGCGCGGCGACCCGCATGACGGTGGCGTCGACGACCTCACCGGCGCGCACCGGGACCGACTCGCGCAGCACGGTGGTGGTGCCGTCGTCGCCGACGAGCTCGATGCGCAGGCTGCCCTCGGCGTCGATCACCACGGACTTCTCGTTGGAGCGGAAGTCGTCGGCGTCGATCACCACGGACTTCTCGTTGGAGCGGAAGTCGTCGGCGCTCATGTGCGCGACGTTGGTCTTGGAGTCGGGGCTCCACGCGCCCATCGAGTGCGGGTGGTTGCGGGCGTACTGCTTGACCGAGGCGGGCGCGCGACGGTCGGAGTTGCCCTCGCGCAGGACCGGGTTGACCGCGCTGCCCTTGACCTTGTCGTAGCGCGCCCGGACGTCCTTGTCCTCCTCCGACGTGGGGTTGTCGGGGTAGGCCGGCAGGTCGTAGCCCTGCTCCTGCAGCTCGGCGATCGCCGCCTTGAGCTGCGGGATGGAGGCGGAGATGTTCGGCAGCTTGATGATGTTCGCCCCGGGCTGCTTGGCGAGCTCACCGAGCTCGGCCAGCGCATCGTCGACGCGCTGCTCGGGCGCGAGCCGCTCGGGGAAGCTGGCGATGATCCGGCCGGCCAGGGAGATGTCGCGCATCTCCACGTCGACACCGGCGGTGGAGGCGTAGGCCGAGATCACCGGCAGGAACGAGTAGGTGGCCAGGGCGGGTGCTTCGTCCGTGTGGGTGTAGATGATCTTCGAGTCCGTCACCGGGGCTCCGTTTCGAGGTCCGCGTTCACTGAAGGTTTCTTGACGTCAAGATATCTCATGCCGGCCGGGCGCGGCCAGCGAGCCCATCCTGCCCCTCCGCCGAGGCGGGCGCGAGGCCGCTGCGACCCCGGGTGGTGTCGTCGCGAGCCCCTCGGGGCACCCTGATCCCCACGGGCAGGCCGCTGCTAGCGTCACCCGCATCCACTTCGAGCACCGAGGAGTCGTCGTGAACTCGTCACCGTCAGGGACCCCCGTCAAGGTCGCCGTCACCGGAGCCGCCGGACAGATCGGCTACAGCCTGCTGTTCCGCCTCGCCAGCGGCGCCCTGCTGGGTCCGGACCGGCCCATCGAGCTGCGGCTGCTGGAGATCACCCCCGCCCTCAAGGCGTTGGAGGGTGTCGTCATGGAGCTCGAGGACTGCGCGTTCCCGACCCTGGCCGGCGTACAGATCGGCGACGACGCCGAGCAGATCTTCGACGGCGTCAACCTCGCCCTGCTGGTCGGCGCCCGCCCGCGCGGCCCGGGCATGGAGCGCGCCGACCTGCTCGAGGCCAACGGCGCGATCTTCACCGCGCAGGGCAAGGCCCTCAACAAGGTGGCCGCCGACGACGTACGCATCGGCGTCACCGGCAACCCGGCCAACACCAACGCGCTGATCGCGATGACCAACGCCCCGGACATCCCGCAGGAGCGGTTCACCGCGCTCACCCGGCTCGACCACAACCGCGCCATCTCGCAGCTCGCCGCGAAGACCGGCGCCGCGGTCTCCGACATCAAGAAGATGACGATCTGGGGCAACCACTCCGCGACCCAGTACCCCGACATCTTCCACGCCGAGATCGCCGGCCGGAACGCTGCCGAGGTCGTGGACGACCAGTCCTGGATCGAGAACGACTTCATCCCGACCGTCGCCAAGCGGGGCGCGGCGATCATCGAGGCGCGCGGCTCGTCCTCGGCCGCCTCCGCCGCCTCGGCGACGATCGACGCGGCACGCGACTGGCTGACCGGGACGCCCGAGGGCGACTGGGTCTCGATGGCGGTCGCCTCGGACGGTTCCTACGGCATCCCCGAGGGCGTCATCTACTCCTACCCGGTCACCACCCGCGACGGCCGGTGGGAGATCGTCCAGGGCCTGGAGGTCGACGACTTCTCGCGCGGCAAGATGGACGCCACCGCGGCGGAGCTGGTGGAGGAGCGCGACGCGGTCAAGGAGCTCGGCCTGATCTGACGAGCGCGAAGCGCGAGGCAGAGGAAGGCCGTACGGCGGAGCCTGATCTGACGAGCGCGAAGCGCGAGGCAGCCTGACCCCAGAACACCATGGGATGTCGGCGATCTGATGCTCCCCATGGGTTGCGGCCCATGGGAAGCGTCAAACTGCCGACATCCCATGGTGTTCAGGGGGTCAGAGGGGCTGCTCGGGGACGATGATCGCGAGCACGATCAGCGCCACGCCGGCCACGGTGAGCATGAGGACGTCGGCCCACCGGCGGCGGACCCGCAGCATGCCGGCGCCGTGCTCGCTGAGCACCGCGCGGGCGGCCGCGCCGACCAGCATCCCGGCGCCCATCCAGGTCAGCCCGGTGCGCCAGGGGCCGGCGACGATGATGCCGATCCCGATCCCGACGATCGCCACGACGCCGAGGAAGATCACGCCCCCGATCGTCTGCGGGTAGCGCCGCGGGGGGTCCTCGGCCACCGGGACCGTCACCGCCGGTGGGCCGGCGGCGTCGCGGCCGGGGTGCCGGCGTCCAGCGACTGCTCGGCCGCCTGCACGATGTTGGACAGCAGCATCGCCCGGGTCATCGGGCCGACGCCGCCGGGGTTCGGCGAGACCCAGGCGGCCACGTCGTACACGTCGGGCGCCACGTCGCCCGCGATCTTGCCGTCGACCCGCGAGACTCCGACGTCGAGCACCGCGGCGCCGGGCTTGACCATGTCGCCGGCGATGATGCCGGGGACGCCGGCCGCCGCGACGACGATGTCGGCGTTGCGCACGTGCGCGGCGAGGTCGCGGGTGCCGGTGTGGCACAGCGTGACGGTGGCGTTCTCGCTGCGGCGGGTCAGCAGCAGCCCGAGCGGGCGGCCGACGGTCACGCCGCGGCCCACGATGACGACCTCCGCGCCGGCGAGGGGTACGTCGTTGCGCCGGAGCAGCTCGACGATGCCGTAGGGGGTGCACGGCAACGGGGCGGCCTTGCCGAGCACCAGCCAGCCGAGGTTCGTGGGGTGCAGCCCGTCGGCGTCCTTGGCCGGGTCGATCAGGCCGAGGATGGCGTTGTCGTCGATGTGCCGGGGCAACGGCAGCTGCACGATGTAGCCGGTGCACGCGGGGTCGGCGTTGAGCCGGGCCACGGCCTCCTCGACGTCGGCCTGGGTGGCGGTCTCGGGGAGGTCCTCGCGCAGGGAGGTGATGCCGACCTCGGCGCAGTCCTTGTGCTTGCCGTTGACGTACCAGGTGCTGCCGGGGTCGTTGCCCACCAGCACGGTGCCGAGCCCGGGCACCACGCCCTGCTCGCGGAGCTTGGCCACCCGCTCGCGGAGCTCGGCCTTGATGTCGGCGGCGGCCGACTTGCCGTCCAGGATCTGTGCGGTCACGACGTCATCCTCGCATCGAGTCAGGGGTGGGTCAGTGGAAGAAGTGCCGGGTGCCGGTGAGGTACATCGTCACGCCGGCCGCCTGTGCTGCGGCGACGACCTCGTCGTCCCGCACCGACCCGCCGGGCTGCACGATCGCGGACACCCCGGCGTCGACGAGGATCTGCGGCCCGTCGGCGAACGGGAAGAACGCGTCGGAGGCGGCGACCGAGCCGGCGGCCCGCTCCCCGGCCCGCTCCACGGCCAGCCGGCAGGAGTCGACCCGGTTGACCTGCCCCATGCCGACCCCGACCGAGGCGCCACCCGAGGCCAGCAGGATCGCGTTGGACTTCACCGACCGGCAGGCCCGCCACGCGAACGCCAGGTCGGCCAGCTGCTCGGGTGAGGCCGGCTCGCCGGAGACCAGCCGCCAGGAAGCCGGGTCGTCGCCGCCACCGTCGAGCTCGGCGTCCACGGCGTCGCGGGCCTGGACGAGCAGCCCGCCGGAGATCGGCCGGGTCTCGACGCCGCCGCGGGTGGCCGGCGGGCACTCGAGCAGCCGGATGTTCTTCTTCGCGGCCAGGATCTCGACCGCGCCGTCCTCGAAGCCGGGCGCGACGACGACCTCGGTGAACACCTCGGCGACCTGCTCGGCCATCGCGGCACTCACCGGGACGTTGGTGGCGATCACCCCGCCGAAGGCGGAGACCGGGTCGCAGGCGTGCGCGCGGCGGTGCGCCTCGGCGACGTCCGCGCCGACCGCGATCCCGCACGGGTTGGCGTGCTTGATGATGGCCACGGCCGGCTCGTCGAAGTCGAAGGCGGCCCGGCGGGCGGCGTCCGCGTCGACGTAGTTGTTGTAGGACATCTCCTTGCCGTGCAGCTGCGTCGCCCGGGCGAGCCCGCCCTCCGGGGCGAAGCCGCTGGTGTAGAGCGCGGCGCGCTGGTGCGGGTTCTCGCCGTAGCGCAGCACCGCCTGCCGGTCCCAGGTGGCGCCCATCCAGGCCGGGAAGCCGGTGCCCTCGGAGGTGTCGGTGAGGACGTTGCCCATCCAGGACGCCACGGCGACGTCGTACGTCGCGGTGTGCACGAACGCCTCGGCGGCCAGCCGCTGCCGCTGCGCGAGCGTGAAGCCGCCGGCGCGCACGGCCTCGAGCACCTCGTCGTACGTCGCCGGGCTGGTCACGATCGCCACGCTCGGGTGGTTCTTGGCGGCCGCCCGCACCATCGAGGGGCCGCCGATGTCGATCTGCTCCACGCACTCGTCGGGGGTGGCGCCGGAGAGCACGGTCTCGGTGAACGGGTACAGGTTGGACACGACGAGGTCGAACGGCTCGACGCCGAGCTCGGCGAGCTGCTCGCGGTGCGACTCCAGGCGCAGGTCGGCGAGGATGCCGGCGTGCACCCGCGGGTGCAGGGTCTTCACCCGGCCGTCGAGGCACTCGGGAAGCCGGTGAGCTCCTCGACCTTGGTGACCGGGACGCCGGCGTCCGCGATCCGGGCCGCGGTCGAGCCGGTGGACACCAGGGCCACCCCGGCGTCGTGGAGCCCGCGGGCGAGCTCCTCGAGGCCGGTCTTGTCGTAGACGGACACCAGCGCCCGCTTGACCTGCTTGTGCTCCTGGTCGGTCTGCCCATGCTGCATGGTGATCGCACTCCTCATCGGCTCGATGAGGGCACCCAGGCGTTCGATGCGCTCGACTTCACTCCCTGGTGGTTGACCCACCTGCGCCAGTCGTGTGTCCCCAACCCTAGTGGAACCGCGCCTCGCTGCCGAACCGCACCTTCCGGCCGCTGATCGTGAATCCCTCACGCGCCATCCGGCCGACCACGTCGACCAGCATCCGCCGCTCGGCGACCTTGATCCGCTCGTGCAGCGACTCCTCGTCGTCGTCGTCCTCGACCCGGACCGCGGTCTGGTCGACGATCGGTCCGGTGTCCACACCCGCGTCGACGACGAACAGGGTGGCGCCGGTGACCCTGACTCCGTAGGCCAGAGCATCGGCCGGCCCGTGCATCCCCGGGAACGCCGGGGACAGCGCCGGGTGCGTGTTGACGCAGCGGCCGCCGAACTCGGCGAGGAAGGCCGGGCCGGTGAGCTTCATGAAGCCGGCCAGCACCACCAGGTCCGGCTGGTAGGAGCGGCAGGTCGCGGTCAGCGCCGCGTCCCACTCCTCCCGGGAAGAGTGGTCCTTGACCCGGTGGACGAAGGTCGGGACCCCTGCGCGGGCGGCGCGGGCCAGCCCCTCGACGCTATCCCGGTCGGCCCCCACCGCGACCACCTCGGCGCCGTACGCCGGGTCCCGGCAGGCGTCGAGCAGCGCCTGGAGGTTCGTGCCCGCACCGGAGACGAGCACGACGAGGCGCGCGGGGCGCGAGGTGGCGGGCACGCGGACAGGGTAGCGAGCGCCCCGCCGGTCAGAGCCGGACGGTGTCCTCGACGTCGCCGGCGTCCGCGGACCTGTCGTCCGGTTCGTCGGCCGGGACGGCGCCGCGACGCTGCCGCCAGGTGGTGACCAGCGCGCCGAGCAGCGCGCCCAGGGTCATCGACAGCACCGCGCTGGTCAGCACCTCGAGGCCGGGGGCGCCCACGAGCGACATCCGGCCCGGGCCGACGGAGCCGCCGGCCCCGACGACGAGCAGCGTGGAGAGCAGTCCGCCGAGCAGGCCGATCGCGAGGCCGCGGACCGCGGTGCGGTCATAGCCGGCCAGCGGGTGTCGGCGGCCGGTGAGAGCGGCCGCGAGCGCGGCGAGCAGGACTGGTACGGCGATGAGGCCGGTCGCCCACGCCGGGCCGGGGCCGGGCTGCGGCAGCGCCGCCAGCAGCGGGAACGCCGGCACCGGACCGAGGACGACGCTGGCCGGGGACACGATCGTGCCGGTGCCGACGGCGAAGCCGGGGCCGAGCAGGTAGGCCGCGCCGAGCAGCGCCGCGTTCGGCGCCACCCCGGCGACGACGACGGTGTAGAGGCCGCCGCCGGCGGTGTCGGTGTGCAGCCGCGAGAGCACGTTGGCCGCGGAGCCGAGGTCGAGCAGCAGCCGGGTCACGACCAGGACCGAGCCGGCGGCCAGCAGCAGCAGGGCGCAGGCCAGCGCTCCCCCGGCGACGGCCCGCAGCGGGGCCGGGACCCGGTCCAGCAGGGCCGGCCGGTGCGGCCACCCGGAGAGCAGCCCGAGGCCGCCGGCGACCAGGCCGACCAGCGTGCCGCCGAGGAACGAGCGGCCCAGCGACGGCTGCGCGGCGGGAGTGGCGGCGAGCACCGAGGTCAGGAGCGCCACGACGCCGTACACGCCGGCCAGCACCACGGTCGAGAGCCCGATCGTGGCCAGCCCCGACCGGTCCGGCTCGCCGGACTCCGAGGTGAGCGCCGCCCACCGACCGAGCCGGTAGGTGACGTAGCAGCAGAAGAAGGTCAGGCCGAGCGGCACCAGGCTGATCGTCGCCGCCCCCAGCGCGAGCCCGGAGCCGTGCCCGAGCAGCCAGGCGACCGCGCCGACGCGGAGCGCGTCCCGGGTGTCGCCGTGCGCGCCGGCGTCCGAGGCGAACCAGCCGACCAGGGCCAGCGCCATGCAGCCGACCAGCACCGCGCCGGCCGCGGTCGCGCCGGCGAGGCCGGCGCTGAGCCACAGCGGCCGGCGGACCGGCTCCCCTCCGGGGGTCGAGGCGGTCCGGGGACGGGTCAGCAGATCGGTCATCGCGATCCATGATCGTGGACGCCGGGCCTCCTCCGAGGCTCCCACGCCGGTTCGACCCGGTGGGGTGGACCACGTACCGTGGAGGGCTGTCCTGACCCTGACCGCCCCGGAGACGACTGATGCATGCGGAGGAGAGCTTCGACTCCTTCTACCTGTCGACCCGTCGACAGGTGCTCCACCAGGCGTTCGCGCTGACCGGCGACCTGTCGGCGGCGCAGTCGGCGGTGCGCGACGCGTACGTCGCCGCCTGGCACCACTGGCGCAAGGTGTCCCGCGTCGAGGACCGCACCGCCTGGGTGCGGCCGGTCGCCTGGAACCACGCGCAGCGCCGCCACGCCGGCCGGATCTGGCACCGCAACAAGGGCATGTCCGTGGAGCACCTCGCCGTCCTGGACGGCCTCTCCAAGCTGTCGGGCCCGCAGCGGCGGATGCTGCTGCTGGTGCAGCTCGCCGCCGTACCGCTGCCCCAGGCGGCCCGTGAGCTGGGGATCACCCAGCACCTCGCCGAGCAGCACCTGCAGGCCGCGACCGCGGCGCTCGCGGTGCACCTCGAGGCGGACTCGGCGTCGCTGCGGCTGCGGCTGCTCGATCTCGACGGGGCGCTCGGGGACGCCGTGCTGCCGCGGGCCTCGATCATCCGGCGGGCGGGGCGCAAGCGCCGCCAGGCGCACACGGTGGGCGCGGCCGTGGGGGCGCTGGCGCTGGCGGTGGTGAGCGGCGCGGCCGTCCACCAGCCGGCGGCCACCGAGGCGACCGCCGCCACCCCGCCGGCCGGTGCCGCCGCCTCCGCGGGCGCCGGCACGGGGCCATCCGGCGCGCCGGACGCCGCCGCGGGGCAGCCGGTCGAGGAGATGCTCCCGACCGCGGAGAACATGCTCGACCAGGACCAGATCTCCCGCCTCGGCACGGACCGGCCGTGGCGGGTCGTCGCGACGCACGGCA
The DNA window shown above is from Nocardioides mesophilus and carries:
- a CDS encoding DUF6350 family protein, translated to MTDLLTRPRTASTPGGEPVRRPLWLSAGLAGATAAGAVLVGCMALALVGWFASDAGAHGDTRDALRVGAVAWLLGHGSGLALGAATISLVPLGLTFFCCYVTYRLGRWAALTSESGEPDRSGLATIGLSTVVLAGVYGVVALLTSVLAATPAAQPSLGRSFLGGTLVGLVAGGLGLLSGWPHRPALLDRVPAPLRAVAGGALACALLLLAAGSVLVVTRLLLDLGSAANVLSRLHTDTAGGGLYTVVVAGVAPNAALLGAAYLLGPGFAVGTGTIVSPASVVLGPVPAFPLLAALPQPGPGPAWATGLIAVPVLLAALAAALTGRRHPLAGYDRTAVRGLAIGLLGGLLSTLLVVGAGGSVGPGRMSLVGAPGLEVLTSAVLSMTLGALLGALVTTWRQRRGAVPADEPDDRSADAGDVEDTVRL